The region TTTCAACTCCCACAGGTTGCGCTCAGCAGGGTCAAATGGCACGACTTCTACCCCAGCCTCTTCAAGCGCATTGATAATTGCCTGACCAGACTTCAGCGATACTTCGCGCTCGGCTGAGTGCCCCCCCAGCAGTACAGCAACTTTGCCAAACTCACTCATAATGCACCTTGTTTTAATTTTTCGACCGACAACTCTGTCGCTGCCAGTTGCTTGACGATTTGCCCAATGTTGCCGGCTCCCTGAGTGATCACCAGATCATTGTCACGCAATACATCCGCCAGTACGGCCTGCAAATCCTGACCATCTGCGACATGAATTGGTTCAACACCACGCTGACGCAGGCTGCGGCAAAGGCTCTTGCTGTCAGCTCCGACGATAGGGTTTTCACCCGCACTATATACATCTAATAACAACAATTGATCGACTTCACTGAGGACTTTCACAAAGTCCTCATAGAGATCACGGGTACGGGTATAGCGATGTGGCTGGTAAAGCATAACCAAACGTTTATCAGGCCACCCGGCTCGCGCCGCACGGATAGTTACAGCCACTTCCGAAGGATGATGGCCATAATCATCAACCAACATGACTTCACCACGCTCATTTTGGAAACAACCATAGTGCTGAAAGCGACGCCCAATTCCTGCAAATTTTTCCAGCGCCGCTAAAATAGCGTCGTTACCTATGTCATGGTCTTTCGCCACGGCTATAGCCGCGGTCGCATTGAGTGCGTTGTGCTTGCCAGGCATGCTGAGTGTTACTTCTAGCTGTTCGCCAGATTTATGCACCACTTTAAATCGGCTCTGGCTCTGCGTTTGTTCAAAATCTACCATGCGGTAATCCGCTTCAGGGTTTTCCCCGTACGTGATAGCAGGGCGAGCAAAGCGAGGTATCAGTTCTTTTGCCACATCAGAGTCGGTACACACCACAGCTAAACCATAGAAAGGCAGGTTATGGATAAACTCAACATAAGTGTCTTTCATCTTTTCAAAGTCGCCGTCATAGGTGTCCATATGATCGGCTTCAATATTTGTTATCACCGAGACCATCGGCTGCAAATGTAAAAATGAAGCATCACTTTCGTCTGCTTCTGCAATCAGATAATCGCTACTCCCCACCTTGGCATTACTGCCCGCACTGTTTAGCAAACCACCAATAATAAAAGTTGGGTCTAATCTCGCCTCGGCAAAAATACTGGCGATCAAGCTGGTTGTCGTGGTTTTACCATGAGTTCCGGCCACTGCGATACCATGACGAAAACGCATTAGTTCAGCCAACATCTCGGCGCGTCTGACGACAGGTACCCGAGCACGTTTCGCTGCCACAATCTCTGGATTGCTGGTATCAATGGCACTGGAAACCACGACTACATCGGCATCTTTAATATTATTTTCATCATGGCCAATGAACACCTCAGCCCCTGCGCGGATAAGACGTTCCGTCATCGCATTCTGAGCAATGTCAGAGCCAGTAATTCGGTACCCTTCAAAAGCCAGCACCTCTGCAATACCGCCCATACCAGCACCACCTATGCCAATGAAGTGGATGGTATTTATGCGTCTCATGGCTCTGCGTCTATTTATTTCTTTCACTGTTTTCTCTTTTAATTCGTTACTTCTTCGCATATGACTGCCACTGACTGAGTTGCTGACAGCTGCGCACAGGCTTTAGCTTTATTTGCTTTGTCCCAGATTAATGCCTGATCGCGACAGTACGGGAGTAAAGTGTCACACAAATGCTGCGCAGATAAGTCCGACTGGGGAACCAACAGCGCCGCCGACTCATCCACTAAAAATCGCGCATTAGCAGTCTGATGGTCGTCTACCGCATGAGGTAAAGGCACAAAGATGGCCATCTTACCTGCCGCGGCAATCTCACTTACAGTCAGCGCCCCTGCACGACAAATCACCACATCAGCCCAGTCGTAGGCCTTATCCATATCATCGATAAATTCCGCCACATTGGCCTGTAAATCGTAGCGCTGATAGTCTGCCTCAAGGCCGACATGGTTACCTTTACCACTTTGATGCCAAATCCGGATATCACCGGAAGTCGCCTTGCGCAGGAGTGCCATGGCTTCAGGCACAGTGTCATTGAGCACTTTCGCCCCCAGCGAACCACCAACAACCAGCACATTGATCGAGGTACCCGGCTGTTTCGGCTTGAGCTGTGCCACACTTGCACGCACCGGGTTACCGACAACATCATGGTCACACTCGGCAAAAGCCTGCGGGAATGCCGCTAATACTCTGTTAGCAATCCGAGCAAGTAGTTTATTACTCAATCCAGCCACGGCATTTTGTTCATGAATTACCAGCGGCACTCCAGCTAATTTTGCTGCCAGCCCTACCGGACCTGTAACATATCCTCCCATGGCGAGGACCACATCCGGGCGTCGGTTACGAATGATAGCTTTGGCAGCAAAGATGGCTTTTATCACCATCCAGGGTGCCGCCAGCAATCGCTTAAATCCATTGCCACGCACCCCTTTTACTTCTATAAAATCGATTTCAATGTCATGCGCAGGCACAACTTGCGCTTCCATTCTGTCAGCAGTGCCCACCCATGATATCAGCCAACCCTGAGCTGCTAACGCTTTAGCCACTGCAATACCCGGAAAGATATGACCGCCCGTTCCACCGGCGACGACAAGTAACCGTTTGGTCATTTTTTACCTCCACGGGAAGTGGCCTGTCGCGTCGACAGTTTGGTTTCAAAATCAATGCGCTGCAATAAACCTGCGGCGATCGTCATAATCAATAAGCTAGAACCGCCATAGGATATGAAAGGTAACGTTAATCCTTTGGTGGGTAGCATTCCTGCACTCGCCCCAACATTCACTACAGTTTGAAAGGCAAACCAGATACCTATGCCCAGCGCCAGATAACCTTCGTATTCTTTGCCCGCTTTCAACGCTTTTTGTCCGATAAGCAACGCTCTGAACACCAATGTTGCAAGCGTCATCAATACACAAATCACACCAATAAAACCAAGTTCTTCAGCTACAACCGCGAAGATAAAGTCATTATGGGCCTCAGGTAAATACTGTAACTTTTGTACACTATTACCCAGTCCCTGGCCGAGCCAGCCCCCCTGACCATATGCCATCAGCGACTGGACCAACTGATATCCTTTACCGAAAGGATCTTCCCAGGGCTCCAGAAAACCAACTACCCGAGCCATTCGATAAGGCTCAAAAATAATCAACATCACAACCAGCAAAACCCCGGTCAGCATCAGAGCAAAAAACTGCCAGAGTTTTGCTCCTGCCAAAAATAGCAAACCGACCGTTGTAACAAACATCACCACCACGGTACCTAGGTCCGGCTGCATCAGAATTAAAAATGCGTAGACCGCAAATACAATAATAGGTTTTGCAAACCCTTTAAGGTTTTCCTGCACTTCGTCGCGCTTGCGCACCAGATAACCGGCAATGTAGCTAAAGAAGAAGAGTTTCGCAGCTTCAGCCACCTGGAAACCTATCGGCCCAACGGGCAACCAGCGTTTTGAACCATTTACTTCACGCCCGACAACCAGTACAACAGCCAGTAACACCAGCCCCAGCAACAGCAGGTAGGGATTGAAGCGCTTCCACCAGGTCATCGGCACTGTGGTACTGAGCCAGAACAACACCAATGCCATTACCAGGAACATGCCATGGCGCGTCACTATGTGATACGGGTTATCGTACAAGCGTTCTGCTACAGGCATAGAAGCACTGGTCACCATCACAAAGCCAATTCCGACCAGACATAACATGGCATACAGCAGCGGAACGTCGAACAACGAATCCGAAGGGGTCGGGGTAAAAGAGCGCCGCAGAGCGGTCATACTCAGCATGCTTGCCCCTCAACCAGTCGGCAGAATTCTTCGCCTCGGGCCATATAATTGGCATACATGTCAATGCTCGCACACGCAGGCGCCAGTAACACCAGGTCCCCAGGCGTGGCCTGTTGAGCTGCCAGCGCTACCGCTTCACTCAGATTGTTGACCATCTGACTTTTAGGATGCAAAGGCATGAAATCCGCGCCATCTTTACCAAAGCAAAAGATGGTTTTGCAGTAGTGTTGTAAAGGCAGCTTGAGTGGAGACAGGTCTGCGCCTTTGGCATCACCACCAACGATCAACAGGATCTGCCCCTGCTCACCGGCCAGACTTTCCAACGCTGCTACTGTCGCACCAACATTGGTTGCCTTGGAGTCATTAAAATAACGAACCCCTTTTACATCGGCAACCAACTGACAGCGATGCGGTAACCCTTTGAATGCTCTAAATGCCCTGATGAAAGCACTCTCTGGCAAAGACAAAGGAGACAAGAGCGCCATCACAGCCAGGGCATTAAACTGATTATGTTTACCAGGCATGGCAAGCTCATCAACCGAGCACAGTTTTTTGCCATTAAGCGAAAAATAGCTCAGTCCATCCTCTTCTATTAAACAGCATGCAGCCCCCTCAAGCGCCACACTTAATGCATTGTCGTGGGGCAGATAGGTGCGTGCATCTTCGGCGTTGTATACAAGACAGTCGACTTGCTGATAAATGCGTAATTTTGCTTCGCAGTAGGCGGCAAAATCCGGATATCTGTCCATGTGATCTTCAGTGATGTTAAGGATCATCGCACTCATACAATGCAAACTGTGGGTGGTTTCGAGCTGAAAACTCGACAGCTCCAGCACAAATACATCAAAGTCTTGCTCCAGAAGATCCAACACAGAGGTACCAATGTTCCCTCCTAAACCAACCTTAAGACCTGCTTGCTGACATACCTCAGCAGCCAGGCTTACAACAGTTGATTTACCGTTCGAGCCTGTCACAGCAACCACTGGC is a window of Pseudoalteromonas sp. R3 DNA encoding:
- the murC gene encoding UDP-N-acetylmuramate--L-alanine ligase encodes the protein MRRSNELKEKTVKEINRRRAMRRINTIHFIGIGGAGMGGIAEVLAFEGYRITGSDIAQNAMTERLIRAGAEVFIGHDENNIKDADVVVVSSAIDTSNPEIVAAKRARVPVVRRAEMLAELMRFRHGIAVAGTHGKTTTTSLIASIFAEARLDPTFIIGGLLNSAGSNAKVGSSDYLIAEADESDASFLHLQPMVSVITNIEADHMDTYDGDFEKMKDTYVEFIHNLPFYGLAVVCTDSDVAKELIPRFARPAITYGENPEADYRMVDFEQTQSQSRFKVVHKSGEQLEVTLSMPGKHNALNATAAIAVAKDHDIGNDAILAALEKFAGIGRRFQHYGCFQNERGEVMLVDDYGHHPSEVAVTIRAARAGWPDKRLVMLYQPHRYTRTRDLYEDFVKVLSEVDQLLLLDVYSAGENPIVGADSKSLCRSLRQRGVEPIHVADGQDLQAVLADVLRDNDLVITQGAGNIGQIVKQLAATELSVEKLKQGAL
- the murG gene encoding undecaprenyldiphospho-muramoylpentapeptide beta-N-acetylglucosaminyltransferase, which produces MTKRLLVVAGGTGGHIFPGIAVAKALAAQGWLISWVGTADRMEAQVVPAHDIEIDFIEVKGVRGNGFKRLLAAPWMVIKAIFAAKAIIRNRRPDVVLAMGGYVTGPVGLAAKLAGVPLVIHEQNAVAGLSNKLLARIANRVLAAFPQAFAECDHDVVGNPVRASVAQLKPKQPGTSINVLVVGGSLGAKVLNDTVPEAMALLRKATSGDIRIWHQSGKGNHVGLEADYQRYDLQANVAEFIDDMDKAYDWADVVICRAGALTVSEIAAAGKMAIFVPLPHAVDDHQTANARFLVDESAALLVPQSDLSAQHLCDTLLPYCRDQALIWDKANKAKACAQLSATQSVAVICEEVTN
- the ftsW gene encoding cell division protein FtsW, coding for MLSMTALRRSFTPTPSDSLFDVPLLYAMLCLVGIGFVMVTSASMPVAERLYDNPYHIVTRHGMFLVMALVLFWLSTTVPMTWWKRFNPYLLLLGLVLLAVVLVVGREVNGSKRWLPVGPIGFQVAEAAKLFFFSYIAGYLVRKRDEVQENLKGFAKPIIVFAVYAFLILMQPDLGTVVVMFVTTVGLLFLAGAKLWQFFALMLTGVLLVVMLIIFEPYRMARVVGFLEPWEDPFGKGYQLVQSLMAYGQGGWLGQGLGNSVQKLQYLPEAHNDFIFAVVAEELGFIGVICVLMTLATLVFRALLIGQKALKAGKEYEGYLALGIGIWFAFQTVVNVGASAGMLPTKGLTLPFISYGGSSLLIMTIAAGLLQRIDFETKLSTRQATSRGGKK
- the murD gene encoding UDP-N-acetylmuramoyl-L-alanine--D-glutamate ligase — encoded protein: MGYLDTLKNKHITVLGLGVTGLGIVRFLVRHGITPKVVDSRPVPPGADWMNHNLPECEAVFGPLAEAALSATDLVVISPGVPLYETCVAQAIAAGVEVIGDVELFARLNEKPVVAVTGSNGKSTVVSLAAEVCQQAGLKVGLGGNIGTSVLDLLEQDFDVFVLELSSFQLETTHSLHCMSAMILNITEDHMDRYPDFAAYCEAKLRIYQQVDCLVYNAEDARTYLPHDNALSVALEGAACCLIEEDGLSYFSLNGKKLCSVDELAMPGKHNQFNALAVMALLSPLSLPESAFIRAFRAFKGLPHRCQLVADVKGVRYFNDSKATNVGATVAALESLAGEQGQILLIVGGDAKGADLSPLKLPLQHYCKTIFCFGKDGADFMPLHPKSQMVNNLSEAVALAAQQATPGDLVLLAPACASIDMYANYMARGEEFCRLVEGQAC